A single region of the Rhipicephalus microplus isolate Deutch F79 chromosome 10, USDA_Rmic, whole genome shotgun sequence genome encodes:
- the LOC119180729 gene encoding uncharacterized protein LOC119180729 — MTKPSSSQGGDGEKTRSPRQKPSARAAESRIPVWMLTRGLHDTSSSSGTSSEQSPDKRSPRRQGCVTWLLSPGICTSPCRPGCISERDWLEAGSSSGAVKQSPVKRLAPGSRPSKMARMQRKTPVVTATVSGIPRRRRSSDDLSRQAKFLSELNISDVDSEDDGATAHAHDDMEVDPTSRPRPGQKSAEDS; from the exons GCCATCCTCCTCGCAAGGCGGCGATGGGGAGAAGACACGCTCCCCTCGGCAGAAGCCGTCCGCCAGAGCGGCCGAGTCCCGGATACCCGTGTGGATGCTTACACGAGGACTTCACGACACCAGTTCTTCTTCGGGAACGTCCAGCGAGCAGAGCCCCGACAAAAG gtcACCTCGAAGGCAGGGATGCGTCACTTGGCTTTTGTCGCCCGGGATCTGCACATCCCCGTGTAGACCCGGCTGTATCTCGGAGCGTGACTGGCTCGAGGCCGGATCTTCGTCGGGTGCCGTCAAGCAGAGTCCCGTAAAGCGGCTCGCCCCCGGATCGAGGCCTTCCAAGATGGCGCGAATGCAGCGAAAGACGCCCGTCGTGACTGCCACCGTTTCGGGAATCCCTCGCCGGCGGCGCTCGTCGGACGACCTGTCCCGCCAGGCTAAGTTCCTTTCGGAACTGAACATCAGCGATGTCGACAGCGAGGACGACGGCGCGACAGCGCACGCCCACGATGACATGGAGGTCGACCCGACCTCGCGTCCCCGTCCTGGCCAAAAGTCCGCAGAGGACTCCTAG